In Caldicellulosiruptor morganii, the following proteins share a genomic window:
- a CDS encoding DUF6318 family protein, translated as MFRKVKNPAKPEEMLLQLKKELHRLRKLYNEAFAYFYRTGDYEFVKKVDEKYYEIFKAYTMYKDYLAQK; from the coding sequence ATGTTCAGGAAAGTAAAAAATCCAGCAAAACCTGAGGAAATGCTGCTTCAGCTTAAAAAAGAGCTCCACAGACTGAGAAAACTCTATAACGAAGCTTTTGCTTACTTTTACAGAACCGGCGACTACGAATTTGTAAAAAAGGTCGATGAGAAGTACTACGAAATTTTTAAAGCATATACCATGTACAAAGATTATCTGGCTCAAAAGTGA
- a CDS encoding ribbon-helix-helix domain-containing protein: MLNKTTTVRVDVETYEGLKKLASELNQPMQKIIQEALKEYKRKVMLSKTAEAFAALKENKKLWQEEIEERELWENTLQDGIEQ, from the coding sequence ATGCTAAACAAAACAACAACGGTAAGAGTAGATGTTGAAACGTATGAAGGCTTAAAGAAACTGGCTTCGGAGCTCAATCAACCAATGCAAAAGATAATTCAGGAAGCTCTTAAAGAGTACAAAAGGAAAGTCATGCTTTCTAAAACTGCTGAAGCCTTTGCTGCTCTTAAAGAAAACAAGAAGCTCTGGCAGGAGGAGATTGAGGAAAGGGAGCTTTGGGAAAACACATTGCAGGATGGGATTGAGCAATGA
- a CDS encoding LexA family protein: MLSERQRHILLFIKSFHEDKRYGPTIREIADGTGYSPTTVRNELISLEKSGFITREKGKYRTIVIN, encoded by the coding sequence ATGTTGAGTGAAAGGCAGAGACATATACTTCTTTTCATAAAAAGCTTTCATGAAGACAAAAGATATGGGCCCACGATAAGAGAGATTGCGGATGGTACAGGCTACAGTCCAACCACTGTGCGCAATGAGCTAATCAGTCTTGAAAAGAGTGGGTTTATAACAAGGGAAAAAGGCAAGTACCGAACAATAGTGATTAATTAA
- a CDS encoding type II toxin-antitoxin system PemK/MazF family toxin, with protein sequence MNAKRGEIWLVDLKPTRGHEQSGVRPAVIISVDEFNSCAAELVVVVLITSKNKNIPLHVEIQPENSGLAKVSFAKPEDIRSISKERLVKKIGQLPNEKLRELEEKIKILLGL encoded by the coding sequence ATGAACGCCAAAAGAGGAGAAATATGGCTTGTAGATTTAAAACCAACAAGAGGACATGAACAGAGCGGTGTTCGTCCAGCAGTAATAATCTCAGTGGATGAATTCAATTCATGTGCTGCTGAGCTGGTGGTTGTTGTACTAATCACAAGCAAGAACAAAAATATACCGCTGCATGTAGAAATACAGCCCGAAAACAGCGGACTTGCAAAAGTATCATTTGCAAAACCTGAAGATATACGCTCAATCTCAAAAGAAAGACTTGTCAAAAAGATAGGTCAACTTCCAAATGAAAAATTAAGAGAACTGGAAGAGAAAATAAAGATTCTGCTGGGATTGTAA
- a CDS encoding tyrosine-type recombinase/integrase, producing the protein MLKEFEEYLKTQDFTENTIKSYTKDVELFMRWYIDTTGQEFLPENLTEFDLVEYKSYLLRQNLKPSTVNRSIISLRKFVHFLLDRGLLKKDISTRLKQVKDTTRNLSPVVLDKKDIYKFRRTVHQFGKARDVALVELLLNTGMRISEAINLKLEDVELSERKGKVKIWGKGRSYREVPLNSDARKYLSEYLKKRPYSETNYFFVTSTGKPLTRNAAYKIILKYAKLASVDLHPHMLRHFFAQTLIDKGLNLYDVQQLLGHQRIETTLRYKKPNVQLQEEMVENLLE; encoded by the coding sequence ATGCTGAAAGAGTTTGAAGAATACCTGAAAACTCAGGATTTTACCGAAAACACAATAAAAAGCTACACAAAAGACGTTGAACTTTTTATGCGCTGGTATATTGATACTACTGGTCAGGAGTTTTTACCTGAGAATTTAACAGAGTTTGACCTTGTGGAATACAAATCATACCTTTTGCGGCAAAACCTCAAGCCAAGTACAGTAAATCGAAGTATTATATCTCTAAGAAAATTTGTGCATTTTCTACTGGACAGAGGGTTACTCAAAAAAGACATATCAACAAGACTAAAGCAGGTAAAAGACACAACAAGGAATCTCTCCCCAGTAGTTTTGGACAAAAAAGATATATACAAGTTTCGTCGCACCGTACATCAATTTGGGAAGGCAAGGGATGTTGCTCTGGTAGAGCTTCTACTCAATACAGGAATGAGAATATCAGAAGCTATAAACCTTAAACTTGAAGATGTTGAGCTATCAGAGAGGAAAGGCAAAGTGAAAATCTGGGGCAAAGGTAGAAGTTACAGAGAAGTGCCTTTAAACTCGGATGCAAGAAAATACCTGTCGGAATACCTGAAAAAGCGACCTTATTCAGAAACAAACTATTTTTTTGTTACTTCAACAGGCAAACCATTGACACGAAATGCAGCATACAAAATTATACTCAAGTATGCCAAGCTTGCTTCAGTTGATTTGCATCCACACATGCTCAGACATTTCTTTGCACAGACGTTAATTGACAAAGGGCTGAATTTATACGACGTGCAACAACTACTGGGACATCAGAGGATAGAAACAACTTTGAGATACAAAAAGCCCAATGTTCAGCTTCAGGAGGAAATGGTGGAAAACCTATTAGAATAG
- a CDS encoding topoisomerase C-terminal repeat-containing protein yields the protein MICPKCKGEFVVEDGKYKCIACQISLPVVFHGYELKQDDVDKLVLEGITDEIEFFSQAKNKRFRARLVYENGRVAFEFRSGKGNKWNMGDERGKENDTICIFLNSLSSGVVRVFKIDRDRKEEKIYDFGTKATRYSHALSLIAILPLIPVEKKLRIISDDIAFVKYVLGEATPSDREIRTGIYVLLQLLKNYTWSLELSIKKLKLKGGNSKKLSKNLFPYISVTKTEEQGNIIVEIENCNLAVEEHFLEYMQKARKLKLGKYIISKELAGKLEIWQQAAKS from the coding sequence ATGATTTGTCCGAAATGCAAAGGTGAGTTTGTTGTAGAAGATGGAAAATACAAATGTATTGCCTGCCAGATTTCCCTGCCAGTAGTTTTTCACGGCTATGAGCTAAAACAGGACGATGTAGACAAGCTTGTACTGGAGGGCATCACTGATGAAATTGAGTTTTTCTCGCAGGCAAAGAACAAAAGGTTCAGAGCAAGACTTGTGTATGAAAACGGCAGGGTGGCTTTTGAGTTCCGTTCAGGCAAAGGAAATAAGTGGAACATGGGTGATGAGAGAGGAAAAGAAAATGATACAATTTGTATTTTTCTTAACTCACTTTCAAGCGGAGTTGTAAGAGTATTCAAAATAGATAGAGACAGAAAGGAAGAGAAGATATACGACTTTGGCACAAAAGCGACAAGATATTCTCATGCACTTTCATTAATAGCAATTTTGCCTTTAATTCCAGTGGAGAAAAAGCTAAGAATAATCTCTGATGATATTGCTTTTGTCAAATACGTCCTTGGTGAAGCAACACCGAGTGACAGGGAAATCAGAACAGGAATCTATGTACTCTTGCAGCTTCTAAAAAACTACACATGGAGCTTAGAGCTCAGCATAAAGAAACTAAAGCTAAAAGGTGGGAACAGCAAAAAGCTTTCTAAAAATCTATTTCCATACATCAGTGTGACAAAAACAGAAGAACAGGGCAATATAATAGTGGAGATAGAAAACTGCAATCTGGCAGTTGAGGAGCATTTTTTAGAGTATATGCAAAAGGCAAGAAAACTAAAGCTGGGCAAGTATATCATTTCAAAAGAGTTGGCTGGAAAACTGGAGATATGGCAACAGGCCGCAAAAAGCTAA